One genomic segment of Novosphingobium sp. RL4 includes these proteins:
- a CDS encoding TonB-dependent receptor encodes MRKTAFLIGVSLCATAGPAFAQDTASVQDDGGVAEIIVSAQRRTERLQDVPLSVTALGSAALEARQINDLSQIAIAAPSLQVGSDNTFAVRGVGTQAFATTIDSSVATAFDDVNLGRPFLAQGMFNDVERVEVLNGPQGLLFGKNASAGLLNVVSTKPRLNKFESITNLELDSRETPDETGSAWSMIGRQTINVPVGDSAALRINGSYSWEEPGTTFVGLRNVRNDLNREQYGVRAKYLQEISPSLELYVIGDYAESHGVAGIYDRTYRSVGAGSVNTDALAITGITPADNNFAFGGDGGYWRDLKLGGAQGTLTWTAPNGIVVSNIAAWKFYNFDSQLDTDFTNLDGASRNWSHANYDQFSNELRVALPAGNRLSGQAGLYYFHSTIDQKGQIAGNNYMPSFLLPVFPFCVGGSAATGCPYSNSYFLGRDYIYSMKTDSYAAFGQLTYNITDGLKVFAGGRVTRDEISIDLDQVQDAYFVPLAVPGSFNQDYGHTDFSWKVGGQYNFTPDVMFYGSYGSGYKGPGFNDTAATADANLVVRPEKSYTGEIGFKTSWFDRHLVFNISAFHTKFDNYQVQSLDTNLQAFVVQNAASVTTKGIEATINATPVDGLSINASGTLLDSKFGNFPGAECYPGQGCSSFNAKGRRTPTSAKFTSSLEAMYEFQTSGSVHPFIEANWYHRSSINYLINRAPGAKVPRLDMIGASAGLNLDNGMRISIFCKNCTSAYNPNFIGLDSGDAIAGVATYPQQFGFDSVRTIGASLQFKF; translated from the coding sequence ATGCGAAAGACAGCATTCCTAATCGGCGTCAGCCTCTGCGCCACAGCAGGTCCGGCCTTCGCGCAGGACACAGCGTCCGTTCAGGACGATGGCGGGGTCGCAGAAATCATCGTTAGCGCACAGCGCCGTACCGAGCGCCTGCAAGACGTGCCACTCAGTGTCACCGCGCTGGGTTCGGCCGCTCTCGAGGCGCGCCAGATCAATGATCTGAGCCAGATCGCGATTGCTGCGCCAAGCCTGCAGGTTGGCAGTGACAATACCTTCGCCGTCCGTGGCGTCGGCACCCAGGCCTTTGCCACCACGATCGATTCTTCCGTTGCGACCGCCTTCGACGACGTGAACCTTGGCCGCCCATTTCTGGCGCAAGGCATGTTCAATGACGTCGAACGTGTCGAAGTGCTCAACGGTCCGCAAGGTCTGCTCTTCGGAAAGAACGCCTCGGCAGGTCTGCTGAATGTGGTCTCCACGAAGCCCAGGCTCAACAAGTTCGAAAGCATTACCAATCTCGAGCTGGACAGCCGTGAAACCCCCGACGAAACCGGCTCTGCCTGGTCAATGATCGGTCGCCAGACGATCAACGTACCCGTCGGCGACAGCGCAGCTCTGCGGATCAATGGCAGCTATTCGTGGGAGGAACCCGGCACGACGTTCGTGGGGCTGAGGAACGTACGTAACGACCTGAATCGTGAGCAGTACGGCGTTCGCGCCAAGTATCTCCAGGAAATCTCGCCATCGCTCGAGCTTTATGTGATCGGCGACTACGCTGAATCCCACGGCGTCGCGGGCATCTATGACCGCACCTATCGTTCTGTCGGTGCGGGCAGCGTCAACACTGACGCTCTGGCTATCACCGGCATCACTCCTGCAGACAACAACTTCGCATTCGGCGGCGATGGTGGCTACTGGCGCGACCTCAAGCTGGGCGGGGCACAGGGAACGCTAACCTGGACCGCTCCCAACGGAATAGTCGTCAGCAACATCGCCGCGTGGAAATTCTACAATTTCGACAGCCAGCTCGATACCGACTTCACCAACCTCGACGGTGCTAGCCGTAACTGGTCGCATGCGAACTATGACCAGTTCTCCAACGAGTTGCGCGTGGCATTGCCGGCCGGCAACCGGCTCTCGGGCCAGGCCGGTCTCTACTACTTCCATTCGACAATCGATCAGAAGGGCCAGATCGCGGGCAACAACTATATGCCCAGCTTCCTGTTGCCGGTCTTCCCGTTCTGCGTCGGTGGATCGGCGGCCACCGGTTGCCCATACTCGAACAGCTATTTCCTTGGCCGCGACTACATCTACAGCATGAAGACGGACAGCTACGCCGCCTTCGGTCAGCTGACCTATAACATCACCGACGGCCTCAAGGTCTTTGCTGGCGGCCGCGTGACTCGTGATGAAATCTCGATCGACCTCGATCAGGTCCAGGACGCCTACTTTGTTCCGCTGGCGGTTCCTGGCAGCTTCAATCAGGACTATGGTCACACGGATTTCAGCTGGAAGGTCGGCGGCCAGTACAACTTCACGCCGGACGTGATGTTCTATGGGTCATACGGCAGCGGCTATAAGGGGCCGGGATTTAACGACACCGCTGCAACGGCGGACGCAAACCTCGTTGTGCGGCCCGAAAAGTCCTACACCGGCGAAATCGGTTTCAAGACGAGCTGGTTCGATCGCCACCTTGTGTTCAACATCTCGGCTTTCCACACCAAGTTCGACAACTATCAAGTCCAGTCGCTCGATACCAATCTGCAGGCCTTCGTGGTTCAAAACGCCGCATCGGTCACGACCAAGGGCATCGAGGCCACCATCAACGCTACGCCGGTGGATGGCCTGTCGATCAACGCTTCGGGAACGCTGCTGGATTCGAAGTTCGGCAACTTTCCTGGCGCCGAGTGCTATCCTGGACAGGGCTGTTCTTCTTTCAACGCCAAGGGCCGCCGGACACCTACCTCGGCAAAGTTCACATCGTCCCTCGAAGCGATGTACGAGTTCCAGACTTCGGGCTCCGTGCATCCCTTTATCGAGGCGAACTGGTATCATCGCTCGTCAATCAATTACCTGATCAACCGCGCTCCGGGGGCAAAGGTCCCGAGGCTCGACATGATCGGGGCAAGCGCCGGTCTAAACCTCGACAACGGCATGCGGATCTCGATCTTCTGCAAGAACTGCACAAGCGCATACAATCCGAATTTCATCGGCCTGGACTCGGGCGATGCGATCGCCGGCGTCGCTACCTACCCGCAGCAGTTCGGCTTCGACTCGGTTCGCACCATCGGCGCCAGCCTCCAGTTCAAGTTCTGA
- a CDS encoding serine hydrolase domain-containing protein, with translation MAEARTNALLPDMTTTLREQRVESASVALIRHGRIVSTGAWGMAGPSRAATIATPYNLASLTKPLTAEVILRLVSAGKLSLDESMDRYWSDPDLSSDLRRTKLTVRMSLSHRSGLPNWRDAKGLAFDYDPGTTTGYSGEGYQYAARYAERRTGQSFEALAERWLFAPAHMRASGYVSAQGATQPLAVPYDETGKLLHVEPVTRFNAADLAHATARDYARFLIEVRNDRGITASIAAERNRSQADLTPDICVGAKATTCPPWTGFGLGWQLLGFPGETIMLHTGKDAGAFTFAAINRASGDGIVILTNSDNGWRVILPILERTGSDPRLIAFLRGQMN, from the coding sequence ATGGCAGAAGCCAGAACCAATGCATTGTTGCCGGACATGACCACAACCCTCCGCGAACAGCGCGTGGAGAGCGCGTCGGTCGCGCTGATCCGCCACGGGCGGATCGTCTCGACGGGCGCATGGGGCATGGCTGGCCCAAGCCGAGCGGCGACCATCGCCACACCATACAACCTTGCATCGCTGACGAAGCCGCTGACGGCAGAAGTCATCTTGCGTTTGGTATCGGCCGGCAAGCTGTCGCTCGATGAGTCGATGGATCGCTACTGGAGCGACCCCGATCTGTCGTCCGATCTCCGGCGGACGAAGCTGACGGTCCGCATGTCGTTGAGCCATCGCAGCGGGTTGCCGAACTGGCGCGATGCGAAGGGGCTGGCGTTCGATTATGATCCCGGCACAACCACCGGCTATTCAGGCGAAGGGTATCAATATGCGGCGCGCTACGCAGAGCGTCGCACCGGGCAGTCGTTCGAGGCGCTTGCGGAGCGGTGGCTGTTCGCCCCCGCCCATATGCGTGCATCCGGCTATGTATCCGCTCAAGGAGCGACCCAGCCACTCGCAGTGCCCTATGACGAAACGGGCAAGCTGCTGCACGTCGAGCCGGTAACGCGCTTCAATGCTGCCGACCTGGCCCATGCAACGGCGCGCGATTATGCGCGCTTCCTAATCGAGGTCCGCAATGATCGGGGCATTACCGCTTCCATCGCGGCGGAGCGCAACCGATCGCAGGCCGACCTGACGCCCGACATATGCGTCGGAGCGAAGGCAACCACCTGTCCGCCTTGGACTGGTTTCGGGCTAGGCTGGCAGCTTCTCGGCTTTCCTGGCGAGACGATCATGCTCCACACCGGCAAGGATGCCGGGGCTTTCACCTTCGCCGCTATCAATCGCGCGAGCGGTGACGGGATAGTCATCCTGACCAACAGTGACAACGGATGGCGGGTCATCCTGCCCATCCTCGAACGCACCGGCAGCGATCCGAGGCTGATCGCATTCCTCCGCGGCCAGATGAACTGA
- a CDS encoding nuclear transport factor 2 family protein, with protein MMTAIAVATALLAAPVPPPADQLTTEIGALDARVFDAYNRCDLPTFSGYFDPKVAFYHDTGGATFERDAMVDGVRKYICGKVKRELIPATFRVYPIKDYGAIEEGEHRFCELATGRCEGIAKFVMVWAKQDGIWRITSVLSYGHRAATLAEQQGAAEK; from the coding sequence ATGATGACCGCCATCGCCGTTGCCACAGCGCTGCTCGCGGCGCCCGTGCCGCCTCCGGCCGATCAGTTAACGACGGAGATCGGCGCCCTCGATGCCAGGGTATTCGACGCCTACAACCGCTGCGACCTGCCGACCTTCTCCGGATACTTCGACCCCAAGGTCGCCTTCTATCACGACACCGGCGGTGCGACGTTCGAGCGTGACGCGATGGTAGATGGTGTGCGCAAATACATTTGCGGAAAGGTGAAGCGCGAGCTGATCCCAGCCACGTTTCGCGTCTATCCGATCAAGGATTATGGCGCGATTGAGGAAGGTGAACACCGCTTCTGTGAACTCGCTACAGGACGATGCGAGGGTATCGCCAAGTTCGTGATGGTCTGGGCGAAACAGGACGGCATCTGGCGGATCACCAGCGTCCTCAGCTACGGCCATCGCGCTGCGACGCTCGCCGAGCAGCAGGGCGCTGCTGAAAAATAG
- a CDS encoding sigma-70 family RNA polymerase sigma factor, which translates to MQASEAQLRHWMTAGLDGDAASHEALLRALVPLLGAFYRRRMRDAQDDVEDLVQETLISVHGKRATYDRDRPFSAWLYSIARYRLIDHFRRRRLSVSIEDVETILIVEGFEDAASARMDVDALLSTLSPKQARAIHDTHVDGLSISEAAAGAGIGESDVKVSVHRGLKALAARIRGERT; encoded by the coding sequence ATGCAGGCGAGCGAAGCACAACTCAGACACTGGATGACCGCAGGTCTCGATGGCGACGCCGCGTCGCACGAGGCGCTGTTGCGCGCGCTCGTGCCGCTGTTGGGGGCCTTTTACCGTCGCCGGATGCGCGACGCACAGGACGATGTCGAGGATCTGGTGCAGGAAACGTTGATCTCGGTACATGGCAAACGCGCGACTTACGATCGCGACCGGCCGTTCAGCGCCTGGCTCTACTCCATTGCCCGCTATCGGCTGATCGACCATTTTCGCAGGCGGCGCCTGTCGGTGTCGATCGAGGATGTAGAGACGATCCTGATCGTCGAGGGGTTCGAGGATGCGGCATCGGCGCGCATGGATGTGGACGCGCTGCTCTCCACCCTGTCCCCCAAGCAGGCGCGCGCGATCCATGATACGCATGTCGATGGCCTCAGCATATCCGAAGCCGCCGCCGGTGCCGGCATCGGGGAATCCGACGTTAAGGTATCCGTGCATCGTGGACTGAAGGCGCTCGCCGCCCGTATCCGGGGAGAGCGGACATGA
- a CDS encoding TonB-dependent receptor, with protein sequence MRQALLLGTALGFALVSSQAFAQESAPANSAQATANDSEAPAGLNEIVVTAQRKAESAQRAGIAIDVVGGGDLIKSGLTQAAGLGQLVPALNVQQNGGANAVFFLRGVGNFTVNGYSDPAIAFNYDGVYIGRPTSATGVFYDLERVEVLKGPQGTLYGRNATGGAVNVIPAKPKPGEFSGFGDISYGNYDALTLQGAINVPVGEDGAMRISGSLTRHDGYLLDGMSDDKTGALRVQYLAELTPDLTVRVAGDYSHTGGKGVGAAYQGQYAYNFGSTGYTFVPSGLSKSTGLLDPASQAYRQTLFLGLSGRTADPLDTNLYQDNSYYGVNAEVTWRTGAGTLTVVPAWRYSDLDNSFGNPGFIGYIQEKDEQFSLETRFAANRVGIFDAILGAYYFDESVDGNYTFAQQALNAYQEFKSDTRSYAVFGRLTANLNDRLRLIGGLRWTRDEKDFDGTADVFLVKCTRTVNFVPSCPTATLLPVTDSFTQLPAPFIVPPPGGVTPIGSSGALLIRAQTVVDQPLKTSKLTWRAGAEFDVAPNSLLYASVETGYRSGGFSMSVGYETFQPEYITAYTLGMKNRFFNNRLQFNVEAFYWKYRDQQVNHTGIDLAGNQGQFTENAGQSTIKGAEIETQFLATRNTLLSAQVQYLDAQYKDFVYREPIGATPPLTSCPYAASTTSQGQYEIDCSGRQAYQSPKWTINLGAQQTVDIGDYKIVLSADTQYKTSRYVAFQYMPEQRVGDTWTSNANITFSPQNDRWSIGAFVRNIEDNRVITAGLTYNAASASTIITSPPRTYGIRAGVKF encoded by the coding sequence ATGCGTCAGGCACTTCTGCTGGGCACAGCACTTGGATTCGCGCTCGTATCGAGCCAGGCATTTGCGCAAGAGAGCGCTCCAGCGAATTCGGCCCAGGCCACGGCAAATGACAGCGAAGCGCCGGCGGGTCTCAACGAAATCGTGGTCACTGCGCAGCGCAAAGCGGAGAGCGCTCAGCGCGCCGGCATCGCTATTGACGTAGTCGGCGGGGGAGACCTGATCAAAAGCGGTCTGACGCAAGCAGCGGGCCTCGGGCAGCTGGTGCCTGCGCTCAATGTCCAGCAAAACGGCGGTGCGAACGCGGTATTCTTCTTGCGCGGCGTCGGCAATTTCACCGTCAACGGCTACTCCGATCCAGCGATCGCCTTCAACTATGACGGGGTCTATATCGGCCGCCCGACTTCGGCGACCGGCGTTTTCTACGACCTCGAGCGAGTGGAAGTTCTGAAGGGCCCACAGGGCACACTCTACGGGCGAAACGCTACAGGCGGCGCCGTCAACGTGATTCCCGCCAAGCCCAAGCCAGGTGAATTCTCGGGATTCGGTGACATTTCCTACGGGAACTATGACGCCCTCACACTGCAGGGTGCCATCAACGTACCGGTCGGCGAAGACGGTGCCATGCGGATTTCGGGCAGCCTGACCCGACACGACGGCTACCTTTTAGACGGCATGTCGGACGACAAGACCGGTGCGCTACGCGTGCAATATCTGGCTGAACTGACGCCAGATCTCACCGTTCGCGTGGCGGGCGACTATTCGCATACGGGCGGCAAGGGCGTCGGCGCTGCCTACCAGGGCCAATATGCCTACAACTTTGGTTCGACGGGATATACGTTCGTTCCGTCAGGGCTGAGCAAGTCGACCGGGCTGCTCGATCCCGCTTCGCAAGCCTATCGCCAGACCCTGTTTCTTGGCCTTTCCGGCCGGACCGCTGATCCGCTCGATACAAACCTCTATCAGGACAACAGCTATTATGGCGTCAATGCCGAGGTCACGTGGCGTACGGGCGCGGGCACGCTGACGGTTGTTCCGGCCTGGCGCTATTCGGATCTCGACAACAGCTTCGGAAACCCCGGCTTCATCGGCTACATCCAGGAGAAGGATGAACAGTTCAGCCTGGAAACGCGATTTGCAGCCAACCGCGTAGGCATCTTCGACGCCATTTTGGGCGCATACTATTTCGACGAGAGCGTCGACGGAAACTACACTTTCGCCCAGCAGGCGCTCAACGCCTACCAGGAATTCAAGTCCGATACCCGCTCCTACGCTGTTTTCGGACGACTGACTGCCAATCTCAACGATCGCCTGCGCCTGATAGGTGGCCTTCGCTGGACTCGCGATGAGAAAGACTTCGACGGCACTGCCGACGTGTTCCTGGTAAAGTGCACCCGTACGGTGAACTTCGTACCGAGCTGCCCGACGGCGACGCTGCTGCCGGTGACCGACAGCTTCACCCAGCTTCCGGCGCCGTTCATCGTACCGCCGCCTGGCGGGGTCACGCCCATCGGTTCCTCGGGGGCGCTCCTCATCCGCGCGCAAACGGTCGTCGATCAACCGCTCAAAACTTCGAAATTGACGTGGCGTGCAGGCGCAGAGTTCGACGTGGCACCCAACTCGCTGCTCTACGCGAGCGTCGAAACGGGCTATCGCTCGGGCGGCTTCTCGATGTCGGTCGGATACGAAACGTTCCAGCCGGAATATATCACTGCCTACACCCTGGGCATGAAGAACCGCTTCTTTAACAACCGCCTCCAGTTCAACGTGGAAGCCTTCTACTGGAAGTATCGCGACCAGCAGGTGAACCACACCGGCATCGATCTTGCCGGCAACCAGGGGCAGTTCACCGAAAATGCCGGTCAATCCACGATCAAGGGCGCGGAGATCGAGACCCAGTTCCTGGCGACCAGAAACACGCTGCTGTCCGCCCAGGTTCAATACCTCGATGCGCAGTACAAGGACTTCGTCTACCGCGAACCGATCGGCGCGACGCCGCCGCTGACATCGTGTCCATACGCCGCGAGCACGACTTCGCAGGGTCAGTACGAGATCGACTGCTCCGGCCGCCAAGCCTATCAGTCTCCCAAGTGGACGATCAATCTGGGCGCCCAGCAGACGGTCGACATCGGCGATTACAAGATCGTGCTGTCAGCCGACACCCAGTACAAGACGAGCCGATACGTCGCCTTCCAGTACATGCCGGAGCAGCGGGTTGGGGACACTTGGACCAGCAACGCCAACATCACGTTCTCGCCGCAGAATGATCGTTGGTCGATCGGCGCATTCGTTCGCAACATCGAAGACAATCGCGTCATCACGGCCGGACTGACTTACAACGCGGCTTCTGCGTCCACCATCATCACGTCGCCGCCGCGCACTTATGGAATCCGTGCGGGGGTGAAGTTCTGA
- a CDS encoding MBL fold metallo-hydrolase, translating into MALANAGAEPAASGDAPAPAPAPVPPQHASTSWFTLGTMGGPIASGPRSQPANLLVRGRDAYLIDCGDGALERLAATRIRLQQVHAVILSHLHFDHTAGLQAVLGLRFQTGVEDKLTIYGPPGTRAVVDGLLASMKPAVEAGYGLPGEPSANPANSVAVVELTDGSTFNLEDVAVTVRQNTHYSFSAGSAADRHFKSLSFRFAAPDRTIAYTGDTGPSPAVEQLAKDADLLVSEMIDVDRTVANVRRNSPDMSVRAMVGMTQHLSTHHLAPEQVGELAARAGVKSVVVTHIVAPTASAGDLLDYLARISATYRGPTVIAEDLDEF; encoded by the coding sequence TTGGCGCTTGCCAACGCGGGGGCAGAGCCGGCGGCGTCGGGGGACGCCCCGGCCCCGGCCCCGGCCCCGGTTCCGCCTCAGCATGCCTCCACCAGCTGGTTTACCCTCGGCACCATGGGAGGACCGATTGCTTCCGGTCCACGCAGCCAGCCTGCGAATCTCCTGGTGCGCGGGCGGGATGCTTACTTGATCGATTGCGGTGACGGCGCGCTCGAGCGGCTTGCCGCTACCCGTATCCGCCTTCAGCAGGTCCATGCCGTTATCCTGAGTCACCTGCACTTCGACCATACCGCAGGGCTTCAAGCCGTGCTGGGTCTGCGCTTCCAAACCGGCGTGGAAGATAAGCTGACCATCTACGGCCCACCTGGCACGCGTGCGGTGGTGGACGGCCTCCTGGCATCGATGAAGCCGGCAGTGGAAGCGGGTTATGGGCTGCCTGGCGAACCCAGCGCCAATCCTGCCAACAGCGTGGCAGTCGTCGAGTTGACTGACGGCTCCACCTTCAACCTGGAGGACGTGGCCGTCACAGTCCGGCAGAACACCCACTATTCCTTTTCGGCAGGCTCTGCGGCCGACCGGCATTTCAAATCGCTGTCGTTCCGGTTCGCAGCACCAGACCGCACGATCGCCTACACCGGGGATACCGGCCCAAGTCCTGCCGTGGAACAACTGGCCAAGGACGCAGATCTGCTGGTTTCCGAAATGATCGACGTAGATCGCACCGTGGCCAACGTCCGCCGGAACAGCCCGGATATGAGCGTTCGCGCGATGGTAGGGATGACCCAGCACCTTTCGACCCACCACCTAGCACCCGAGCAGGTCGGCGAACTGGCCGCGCGCGCCGGGGTCAAATCGGTGGTCGTTACACACATCGTCGCGCCGACAGCCAGTGCGGGGGATCTCCTTGACTACCTCGCCAGAATCTCGGCGACCTATCGCGGCCCCACCGTGATTGCCGAGGATCTCGACGAGTTTTGA
- a CDS encoding TetR/AcrR family transcriptional regulator → MTMTVKNKVRRTQEERTAQTRLALLEAAIEVIHDVGYAAANTSMISERAGVSRGAMLHHFGTRAALMADVVRHVFDSEMVEYERIRQSTGLGNRLGDWPKVLWQVLGRPSGLAVLEILQAARSDAHLETLVVPMQEEVEARALQVMQGAFGGDMTLARTVMRLMVWSVRGLTIAERHLPVCEENVAAVEMLSRLLELAAPDGSMENLPAVLARS, encoded by the coding sequence ATGACGATGACGGTTAAAAACAAGGTTCGGCGCACGCAGGAAGAGCGGACGGCTCAGACCCGGCTTGCGCTGCTTGAAGCGGCAATCGAAGTCATTCACGACGTCGGATATGCGGCAGCCAACACGTCAATGATCTCCGAGCGGGCTGGCGTTTCCCGAGGGGCTATGCTCCACCACTTTGGGACGCGAGCGGCGCTAATGGCTGATGTAGTCCGCCATGTATTCGACAGCGAAATGGTCGAATACGAGAGGATCAGGCAATCGACCGGCCTTGGAAATCGCTTGGGAGACTGGCCGAAGGTGCTCTGGCAGGTCCTGGGCCGCCCCTCCGGCCTAGCCGTTCTGGAGATCCTTCAAGCAGCGCGCAGCGATGCACACCTGGAAACGCTTGTGGTTCCTATGCAGGAAGAAGTGGAAGCGCGAGCTCTCCAAGTCATGCAAGGCGCTTTTGGCGGAGACATGACGCTTGCCCGGACAGTGATGCGCCTGATGGTATGGTCGGTGCGGGGACTGACTATCGCCGAAAGGCACTTGCCCGTTTGCGAAGAGAATGTCGCTGCAGTCGAAATGCTATCCCGCCTGCTCGAACTGGCAGCGCCAGACGGCAGCATGGAGAACCTGCCCGCGGTTCTTGCACGAAGTTAG
- a CDS encoding DoxX family protein gives MASPLQIYRRARDGVQDALPDAALLLVARFGIAAVFFQSGRTKVEGVLSITDSTYELFRSEYALPYIDPVTAARLATYSEHLFPLLLVLGLFTRPAALALLGMTCVIEIFVYPAAWPTHLSWAGLLLPLIARGGGAWSLDRLATVSYLFYRKEPRHA, from the coding sequence ATGGCATCCCCCCTTCAGATTTACCGCCGCGCCCGAGACGGTGTACAGGACGCTCTGCCAGATGCAGCACTGCTCCTCGTTGCCCGATTCGGTATCGCTGCCGTATTCTTCCAGTCGGGTCGGACCAAGGTGGAGGGGGTGCTCTCTATTACCGACAGCACCTACGAGCTGTTCCGCAGCGAATACGCCTTGCCCTACATCGATCCGGTGACGGCCGCCCGCCTCGCAACATATTCGGAGCATCTCTTTCCGTTGCTGCTGGTGCTGGGTCTATTCACCCGGCCTGCGGCCCTCGCGCTGTTAGGCATGACATGCGTGATCGAGATCTTCGTCTATCCCGCTGCCTGGCCGACGCACCTGAGTTGGGCAGGGCTCCTGCTTCCGCTCATCGCGCGCGGAGGCGGGGCATGGTCGCTCGACCGGCTCGCCACTGTTTCATATCTTTTTTACCGGAAAGAACCTCGTCATGCATGA
- a CDS encoding DUF2282 domain-containing protein, with product MNRTHAAFAATLALTLTAAGAHAADGAKAPMEKCYGVAKAGKNDCKAGAGTSCAGTSKVDYQGNAWKLVKAGTCAAIKTPKGMGSLSPKA from the coding sequence ATGAACCGCACTCATGCCGCTTTCGCTGCCACTCTTGCCCTTACCCTCACCGCTGCCGGCGCTCATGCCGCGGATGGCGCGAAGGCACCGATGGAAAAGTGCTACGGCGTCGCCAAGGCTGGAAAGAACGACTGCAAGGCTGGAGCCGGGACCAGCTGCGCGGGCACTTCGAAGGTCGATTACCAGGGCAACGCCTGGAAGCTGGTGAAAGCCGGAACCTGCGCCGCGATCAAGACGCCCAAGGGCATGGGATCGCTGAGCCCCAAGGCCTGA
- a CDS encoding FAD-dependent monooxygenase has protein sequence MPRISTSFEHLPFRGVIDAESENSRGWQQRGVLDTFLDAARGFDAVEIFLPDGAKVARVPTPALVEGKPANVGIGRRALQKVLGDSAVALGADIRLGVTVEALSQDDAGVSVKFSNRTEERYDIVVGADGVY, from the coding sequence TTGCCGAGGATCTCGACGAGTTTTGAGCATCTGCCATTTCGAGGAGTTATTGATGCAGAATCTGAAAATTCTCGTGGTTGGCAGCAGAGAGGCGTGCTCGACACGTTTCTTGATGCCGCCCGCGGTTTCGATGCCGTCGAGATTTTTCTGCCAGATGGTGCGAAAGTCGCCCGCGTCCCAACGCCCGCATTGGTGGAAGGCAAGCCAGCCAACGTGGGCATCGGTCGCCGCGCACTCCAGAAAGTTCTAGGCGACAGCGCCGTAGCGCTCGGAGCGGACATCCGTCTGGGCGTAACAGTGGAGGCGTTAAGTCAAGACGATGCCGGTGTATCGGTCAAGTTTTCCAATAGAACTGAGGAGCGATACGATATCGTTGTCGGCGCGGACGGTGTCTATTGA
- a CDS encoding DUF1109 domain-containing protein → MKTEDLIRSLSRDAPRVSRSAMGRRIGLGIVGGGLVTAVLVAKVLGIRPDLHTAMHGFSFWMKWTYTASLGIGAIVAVIRLSRPTSSGLRGLWWLIVPVLLLAGIGIAELAATPSREWLGMWLGASWKVCPWLVLTLAMPIFIGLLWSFRRLAPTRLREAGAAAGLAAGAWAATIYCLHCPEVSAIFVLTWYSLGILLAALAGAFLGPRLLRW, encoded by the coding sequence ATGAAGACCGAAGACCTCATCCGTTCCCTCAGCCGCGACGCGCCGCGCGTATCGCGAAGTGCGATGGGCCGCAGGATTGGGCTTGGCATCGTGGGTGGTGGGCTCGTCACGGCGGTGCTGGTAGCGAAGGTTCTGGGCATCCGGCCCGATCTCCACACCGCAATGCACGGCTTCTCGTTCTGGATGAAGTGGACCTACACCGCTTCGCTGGGCATCGGCGCAATCGTTGCCGTCATTCGCCTGTCGCGCCCGACATCCTCCGGCTTGCGCGGATTGTGGTGGCTGATCGTGCCGGTCCTGCTGCTTGCCGGGATCGGCATCGCCGAGCTTGCCGCCACCCCGTCGCGCGAATGGCTCGGCATGTGGCTGGGGGCGAGCTGGAAGGTCTGTCCGTGGCTGGTGCTGACGTTGGCAATGCCGATCTTCATCGGCCTGCTGTGGTCCTTCCGCCGTCTCGCGCCCACGCGCCTGCGCGAAGCGGGCGCTGCTGCGGGACTTGCGGCAGGGGCATGGGCAGCGACGATCTATTGCCTGCATTGCCCTGAAGTATCGGCGATCTTCGTGCTCACCTGGTACAGCCTGGGCATCCTGTTGGCCGCACTTGCCGGTGCCTTTCTGGGGCCGCGTCTTCTTCGTTGGTAG